The sequence TTCTTTTTGGTCGCCTCTTCGTCGGCCTTTTCGAGTTTTGCTTTAAAGGCATTGAGGCGTTTTAAGGTATCTGCTTCCTCTGATCTGCCGTTTGTGTCTGCTCCGTTGGCGGAGCCGGGAGCGGGACGCTTGCGTCCCCGTATGGAATTTTTGGGAATGAGTGACTCCAGGGCCGATTTTATCCTTGTGGGCTCGCTGGAGGCAGGTCCGGTGGTTCGTCGCATTGATGCTTTGAGAGACTCGATTTCTGCATTTAGTTTGGACGCTCTTGAACGCTGGGGAGACTGGTCTGGCGAAGGGGACGGAGAACGAGGGCTTTCTGGGTCTGGGAGAGGAAGTTGCGTGTTGGGGTCTCGTGATAGTCTGCGGCTGGTTTGTGGAGAATGGGATCGCAGAGGGGATCGGAATTGCTTGCCGGATAGTCTCGAATTTGAATGTTGTTCAACTGACCCTGATGTTTGAGTTGCTGATTGTGAACTTCGTTCTGGCAAGGATCCTCGTCTCTTTTCGTCTGCAGGTAACATATCCATGACAAGACTTGTGTTGAATTTTGGTTTCTTGGGCTTGGAAATAGGCAAAGAttcctcatcctcttcttcaccAGCGCCAAAACTCAACAGCGTCTTCacttgcttcttctttttcttagaGCTCTCCTTTCTAACCTCGGGTTCTTTCTCCGCAATAGcaatcttctctctctttcgcAGTTGCCCATCAAACGGACCAAGGTCATCAACTTCGCATCCTGTAATTTTCACTGAATAAACAGGTCTCTCTGTGCCCTCCACCAACTCTGCCTCCGCGATCTTCACGATGTTATATATACTCTCGCCCTCCAGCCTCCCAAACAGGGTGCATGTGCCCGTCAACTCCCTTTCTGCCGGTGCTAGTGTGATAAAAAATTGACTCCCGTACCTCCCATCTTCACCCTTAGCCATCCCGACAAGGCCACGCCTGTTAAACTTCAAGCGACTATGAATTTCATCACCGAACACAATCTTCTGGCTTGGATCGCGAGGGTCGCGCTCGAATTCCGCATCTTCATAGATCGATGAGCCGCCGGAACCTGTGCCCGTGGGATCGCCGGCTTGAACGACGAAATTGGGCACCACACGGTGGAAGGTGGTGTTTGTGTAGTATCCATCTAGACAGTGTTGGAGGAAATTTTTGCAGGCGAGCGGAGTCTGTTTGGCAAAAAGGGAAATGTGGATGGGCCCGACTGTTGTCTGGAGAGTGGCAGAGGCCGTTGGAGGTGGCTCGGTGTTGTAGTGGGATGACATTTCGCAGGACAGCTGCGCAAATGCGGGCGATGAAGGCAGACGTAAGGAAGGTTAGGAATCAAGCTTGGGAGGGCGTCGCGTTTCGAGTTCCAGAGCCAGTGGGGAGGAAAACGCGGTTCAGGTGAGCTCGTCTTTCGCTCTGTTCTCTTCCTGTTGGGCTATGCCGGAGATTCTTCCCAACCCCAGCTTCAAAAGCCTGGCTGATGCAGGTAATGTCCACCGCGGAGTTGAGCGCCGCAGGATCGCCAAGGAATAACCCAGCGGAGCTTGGACCACTTCCGCCAAGCTTCACCCCGGAGCTTCTCTGCTCCGTTTCCCTATTCGCTCCCTGCACGCTTTCCTCCCGGGCCACTTGAGGGACACTGGGCACCTCTATAAAAAAATACAGTGCTTCTGGCCGAATTGTGCCTCTAACCAGCCAGAGGTAACTACCAAGAAACCTGCCAGAAGGTGTATTGTCACTCCTAACAGGTGCCGCTGAACTCCGCGGAGCGTCGTTTATTCTATATAAAGCAGAGAAATTCTAACTAGCGAATTCCACACGTCGTTCGTTTCCACTGCTCGCTATATTTTCTGCCCTTGTTACCCTTGTATTGTTAAACGAGACCGCACTATCCATCGCTGATATGGAAGTTCAAATTCTCTCTGATCTCCATTTGGAGACGCCAGCCGCATATGACATATTCACCGTGAACCCCAAAGCACCCTATTTGGCGCTGCTCGGAGACACGGGAAATGTTAGGGACGATGGATTCTTCACATTTATCCGTGGCCAATTGCAAAACTTTCAGCTTGTCTTCCTGCTCCTTGGAAACCACGAACCGTTTTACTCCAGCTGGATGGAAACAAAGGCGAAATTAGAGCGCTTTCAAAATGAGATGGAGCGAGCCTTAAACAATAAGGAAGTGCAGGGCAAACTTATCTTCCTCGACCGAGCGCGCTACGATATCTCTCCCACTGTCACTGTTCTCGGGTGCACACTCTTTTCGCACATCACGCCCGAACAGAAGGAGGATGTGAGTTTCGGAATGAATGACTTCTATTATATTAGCGGCTGGTCGGTCGAGGCGCATCAGGCCGCACACCTGGAAGATCTAGCATGGCTGAATAAAGAAGTCGAATCTATCTCGCGCCAGGATCCGGAGCGGAAGGTCGTCATATTCACGCATTATTGTCCCACCACAGATGAGAAAGTGATAGACCCGACGCATACGAATAGCCACATTTCATCCGGCTTCATGACCGACCTGTCGAAGGAAGCATGCTGGGGCGACACCTGCGTCAAGCTCTGGGCGTTCGGACACACACATTTCAACTGTGATTTCTTAGACCACGAAACGGCGAAGAGGGTCGTGTGTAATCAACGAGGTTACTATTTTGCGCAATCAAAGGGGTTTGACGGGGACAAAGTTGTCAAAATATGAACAGCATAACTACAGGCGATGGTGATCTTCTATTATGTTTATCTTTAAGGGGAAGTCACATTCGCTGTCATAATATGCCGAAGTTGAGAATTTCTTTATATCTCTCTTGCTGCATTGGTTATTTACTTAAGCCTTTATCATACCACATTCTTCTCCGCCACCTCATTGACTTGAACAACTTTGGATTTTCGCACAAATCTAAAGCCTCCGATCAGCATAAAGAGGGCCTGGGCAGCAAGGATAGCACCCATCGTGATCATTGCGCCAACAACACCGGCCTGGGTCGTGGACAGATCTCTGTCCTGGGTGATTACAGGTTCGGCTCCCAGGCGATTCGGAGCACATTCACCACTTGTGCTGCCGCAAGCCTTGCACCATTCCTTCTTAGATGATAGGCTGATTTTCTCCATAAGTGCTGAGAATTCTGACCAGG is a genomic window of Coccidioides posadasii str. Silveira chromosome 3, complete sequence containing:
- the CWC27 gene encoding Peptidyl-prolyl isomerase cwc27 (EggNog:ENOG410PHGD~COG:O~BUSCO:8981at33183) yields the protein MSSHYNTEPPPTASATLQTTVGPIHISLFAKQTPLACKNFLQHCLDGYYTNTTFHRVVPNFVVQAGDPTGTGSGGSSIYEDAEFERDPRDPSQKIVFGDEIHSRLKFNRRGLVGMAKGEDGRYGSQFFITLAPAERELTGTCTLFGRLEGESIYNIVKIAEAELVEGTERPVYSVKITGCEVDDLGPFDGQLRKREKIAIAEKEPEVRKESSKKKKKQVKTLLSFGAGEEEDEESLPISKPKKPKFNTSLVMDMLPADEKRRGSLPERSSQSATQTSGSVEQHSNSRLSGKQFRSPLRSHSPQTSRRLSRDPNTQLPLPDPESPRSPSPSPDQSPQRSRASKLNAEIESLKASMRRTTGPASSEPTRIKSALESLIPKNSIRGRKRPAPGSANGADTNGRSEEADTLKRLNAFKAKLEKADEEATKKKPQISKSSTTTTTTTTITNDEPTRQPQTSRRELGDAEDEEAQICDLHFIANCQSCRAWDLRDSGTGLGADHEDDNAMDWMTHELKFAKDRLGKDQTWKESNRDVDDLVVIDPRQKEKEIRGGRKQESGRDRERARELERERKMEWARKQGHSR
- a CDS encoding uncharacterized protein (EggNog:ENOG410PMJQ~COG:S), yielding MEVQILSDLHLETPAAYDIFTVNPKAPYLALLGDTGNVRDDGFFTFIRGQLQNFQLVFLLLGNHEPFYSSWMETKAKLERFQNEMERALNNKEVQGKLIFLDRARYDISPTVTVLGCTLFSHITPEQKEDVSFGMNDFYYISGWSVEAHQAAHLEDLAWLNKEVESISRQDPERKVVIFTHYCPTTDEKVIDPTHTNSHISSGFMTDLSKEACWGDTCVKLWAFGHTHFNCDFLDHETAKRVVCNQRGYYFAQSKGFDGDKVVKI